A DNA window from Arachis hypogaea cultivar Tifrunner chromosome 18, arahy.Tifrunner.gnm2.J5K5, whole genome shotgun sequence contains the following coding sequences:
- the LOC112771809 gene encoding uncharacterized protein: MGGVSCTRQTTPAAAALAVVLLVMCSTVSSCPPSDRAALLAFKAALHEPHLGIFNSWTGADCCNKWYGVSCDQETRRVADINLRGESEEPIFERAHRTGYMTGYISPKICKLKRLSSITIADWKGISGEIPRCITSLPFLRIVDLIGNQISGTIPSDIGRLHRLTVLNVADNAISGWIPPSLTNVTSLMHLDLRNNKISGPIPRAFGNLQMLSRALLSGNQISGPIPESLTRIYRLADLDLSRNLISGPIPSSLGKMAVLSTLNLDMNRLSGAIPVSLFSSGISDLNISRNSLDGKIPDAFGVRSYFTVLDLSYNKLSGPIPKSITSASYVGHLDLSHNHLCGPIPTGSPFDHLEASSFVFNDCLCGKPLNKPC; this comes from the coding sequence ATGGGCGGCGTTTCTTGTACACGACAGACTACGCCAGCAGCTGCAGCATTAGCTGTAGTACTGCTCGTCATGTGCTCCACCGTCAGTTCGTGTCCGCCGTCGGACAGGGCGGCGCTGCTGGCTTTCAAGGCCGCTCTCCACGAGCCTCACCTTGGAATCTTTAACTCGTGGACCGGCGCCGACTGCTGTAACAAGTGGTACGGCGTCAGCTGCGACCAGGAGACCCGCCGCGTCGCCGACATCAACCTCCGCGGCGAGTCGGAGGAGCCGATATTCGAGAGAGCACACCGAACTGGCTACATGACCGGATACATCTCTCCGAAGATCTGCAAGCTCAAGCGTCTCTCCAGCATCACCATCGCCGACTGGAAGGGAATCTCCGGCGAGATTCCTCGCTGCATCACCTCTTTACCGTTCCTCCGCATCGTCGACCTAATCGGAAACCAAATCTCCGGCACAATCCCCTCCGACATTGGCAGACTCCACCGCCTCACCGTCCTCAACGTCGCCGACAACGCAATCTCCGGCTGGATCCCTCCGTCGCTAACGAACGTCACAAGCCTCATGCATCTCGACCTCCGTAACAACAAGATCTCCGGGCCTATCCCACGGGCCTTCGGAAACCTTCAAATGCTTAGCCGGGCCTTACTAAGTGGAAACCAGATCAGCGGGCCCATTCCTGAATCACTCACTCGAATTTACCGCTTAGCGGATCTAGATCTATCACGAAACCTAATTTCCGGGCCCATACCCTCATCGCTGGGTAAAATGGCGGTTCTCTCCACATTAAACTTGGATATGAACAGGCTTTCGGGGGCCATACCCGTGAGCCTGTTTAGTTCTGGAATAAGTGACTTAAACATAAGTCGTAACAGCTTAGATGGTAAAATCCCAGACGCCTTCGGTGTTAGGTCTTACTTCACCGTTCTTGATTTGTCTTACAATAAGCTTAGTGGGCCCATTCCGAAATCCATAACTTCAGCTTCCTATGTGGGCCACTTGGATTTAAGTCACAACCATCTCTGCGGCCCAATTCCGACGGGCTCACCGTTCGATCACCTCGAAGCGTCGTCGTTTGTGTTCAACGATTGCCTCTGCGGAAAGCCCCTCAACAAGCCTTGTTAA
- the LOC112771994 gene encoding uncharacterized protein, whose protein sequence is MGFVLVLVSMVLVLGCGDGEGKECTNQPTQSHTFRYHLLTSKNQTRKQEVMSHSRYHLTPIRNMSLNEEQEEEEEGQDDDWTMLYGRMKMKKEPEGLLKEVSLHDVRLHGGSIHGQAQNTNLKYLLMLDVDRLIWSFRKTCGLPTPGTPYGGWEDPTIEVRGHFVGHYLSASALMWASTHNEELKKKMSALVANLSICQQKIGTGYLSAFPSEFFDRFEAIQYVWAPYYTIHKIMAGLLDQHSIAENPQALKMVTWMVDYFYKRVRNVIRKYSIDWHYQTLNEETGGMNDVLYRLYSITGDPKHLLLAHLFDKPCFLGLLAVKANDIAQFHANTHIPVVVGSQMRYEVTGDPLYKEIGTFFMDIVNSSHSYATGGTSVNELWSDPNRMIETLKETNNEESCTTYNMLKVSRNLFRWTKEISYADYYERALTNGVLSIQRGTEPGVMLYYLPQGPGASKAISKFGWGTQFNSFWCCYGTGIESFSKLGDSIYFEEEGKNPSLYIIQYISSSLNWKSAQIMLNQTVVPPSSMDSFLRISLTFSPTKKTSSTSSTLNLRLPTWTHIHGAKLTLNSDTLPLPSPGNFVSITRKWSGSDKLTLQFPIPLRTEAIKDDRPEYASIRAILYGPYLLAGHSTADWDIKTASNASITDWITPIPAIYNTQLFSFYQHFSGSSFILTSLKNSLTMKKSPKPGTSLALHATFRIINIQAKHSSRISTTLRDFIGKSVMLEPFDLPGTQVGSVFVLVSGLDGRNESISLESKSHKGCFVHSGMSSGKEVKIRCKSNSDADASSFNKDASFIARRGLRKYDPISFVAKGANRNFLLEPLLAFRDEHYTVYFNIQE, encoded by the exons ATGGGTTTTGTGTTAGTGTTAGTTAGCATGGTTTTGGTGTTGGGTTGTGGTGATGGTGAGGGTAAAGAGTGCACAAACCAGCCTACACAATCACACACATTTCGTTACCATTTGTTAACATCTAAAAACCAAACACGGAAACAAGAGGTAATGTCACATTCGCGCTATCATTTGACTCCAATAAGGAACATGTCCTTGAAtgaggaacaagaagaagaagaagaagggcaAGATGATGATTGGACAATGCTGTATGGGAGaatgaagatgaagaaggaacCAGAGGGTTTACTGAAAGAAGTTTCGTTGCATGATGTGAGGTTGCATGGAGGTTCAATCCATGGTCAAGCACAGAACACAAACTTGAAGTATCTGTTAATGTTGGATGTTGACAGGTTGATTTGGAGCTTCAGGAAGACTTGTGGTCTCCCTACTCCTGGAACACCATATGGAGGCTGGGAAGATCCAACCATAGAAGTCCGGGGTCATTTTGTTG GGCATTATTTGAGTGCATCAGCTCTAATGTGGGCTAGCACACACaatgaagaattgaagaagaaaatgtcagCACTTGTTGCAAATCTCTCTATCTGTCAGCAGAAGATTGGGACAGGATACCTTTCTGCATTTCCATCTGAGTTCTTTGATCGTTTTGAAGCAATTCAATATGTTTGGGCTCCCTATTATACCATTCACAAG ATCATGGCTGGCCTTTTGGATCAACATTCCATAGCTGAGAACCCTCAAGCTCTGAAAATGGTGACATGGATGGTTGATTATTTTTACAAGAGAGTGAGGAATGTGATAAGAAAGTACAGCATAGATTGGCATTATCAAACCCTGAATGAGGAAACTGGAGGAATGAATGATGTCCTTTACAGACTATATTCCATCACA GGAGATCCAAAGCATCTATTACTTGCTCATCTTTTTGACAAGCCATGCTTTTTGGGGTTGCTTGCTGTAAAG GCTAATGATATAGCTCAATTTCATGCTAATACACATATCCCAGTTGTTGTTGGATCTCAAATGCGATATGAAGTCACCGGTGATCCGCTTTATAAG GAAATTGGAACATTCTTTATGGATATTGTTAACTCTTCACACAGCTATGCAACTGGAGGAACATCAGTGAATGAGTTATG GTCTGATCCAAATAGAATGATAGAGAccctaaaagaaacaaacaatgaaGAATCATGCACAACTTATAACATGTTGAAG GTTTCGCGCAACCTGTTTAGATGGACTAAGGAGATATCATATGCTGATTATTATGAACGTGCATTGACAAATGGAGTATTAAGCATTCAAAGAGGAACAGAACCTGGAGTTATGTTATACTATCTTCCACAAGGTCCTGGGGCCTCCAAGGCTATATCAAAATTCGGTTGGGGAACTCAGTTTAACTCTTTCTGGTGCTGCTATGGAACCG GAATTGAATCATTCTCAAAGCTTGGAGATTCCATCTACTTTGAAGAGGAAGGGAAAAATCCTAGTCTCTACATCATTCAATACATATCAAGCTCATTAAACTGGAAATCTGCTCAAATCATGCTTAACCAGACAGTTGTTCCTCCATCTTCAATGGATTCTTTTCTCAGAATCTCACTCACTTTTTCTCCTACTAAG AAAACTAGTAGTACTTCATCTACTCTTAACCTTCGGTTACCAACTTGGACACATATCCATGGTGCTAAACTCACATTAAATTCTGATACTTTACCTTTGCCTTCTCCAG GAAACTTTGTGTCAATCACGCGGAAATGGAGTGGTAGTGACAAGTTGACCCTTCAATTTCCCATTCCCCTAAGAACAGAGGCCATCAAAG ATGACAGGCCTGAATATGCCTCCATTAGAGCAATTCTCTATGGTCCCTACCTTCTTGCTGGACATAGCACTGCTGATTGGGACATTAAAACTGCTTCCAATGCTTCTATTACAGATTGGATTACTCCAATTCCAGCCATTTACAATACTCAGTTATTTTCATTCTACCAACACTTTTCAGGATCATCTTTTATCTTAACAAGTTTAAAAAATTCACTGACAATGAAAAAATCACCAAAGCCTGGGACTAGTTTGGCTCTTCATGCAACCTTTAGAATCATTAATATCCAAGCAAAACATTCCTCAAGGATTTCAACTACACTGAGAGATTTTATTGGCAAATCAGTGATGTTAGAACCGTTTGATCTTCCTGGAACACAAGTAGGTTCTGTTTTTGTTCTGGTATcaggattggatggaagaaatgaaagCATATCCTTAGAATCCAAAAGCCATAAAGGGTGCTTTGTGCATAGTGGCATGAGTTCTGGTAAAGAAGTAAAAATAAGATGCAAGTCTAATTCTGATGCTGATGCTTCTAGTTTCAACAAAGATGCAAGCTTTATTGCTAGAAGAGGACTCAGAAAATATGATCCTATAAGCTTTGTGGCTAAGGGAGCAAATAGGAATTTTCTACTGGAGCCATTATTGGCCTTCAGAGATGAGCATTATACTGTTTATTTCAACATTCAAGAGTGA
- the LOC112771987 gene encoding serine/threonine-protein kinase UCNL, which produces MTCPASPEFDLDNLKALKILGRGAMGTVFLVQHTTTATYLALKVVDKSSVDAKPDSDRRARWETQVLSRLSHPFLPSLLGTFETDHLLGWGVPYCPGGDLNVLRHRQVDRVFSPAVIRFYVAEILCALDHLHSIGIAYRDLKPENVLIQQTGHVTLTDFDLSRNLTLPKPKTVTITNLITDPKASNRKHDTCHHQSQKGLKKPKSARVSPVSRRRPSFSAGERSNSFVGTEEYVAPEVVHGDGHEFAVDWWALGVLTYEMLYGRTPFKGKNRKETFRNVLMKKPEFIGKQTVLTDLISRLLEKEPSRRLGSVRGADEIKDHEFFRGLKWDLLTAEVVMRPPFIPSRDDEAHFTEKLTGGGAAGGVDVRDYFQRLKAPQSPSCELHRKNVSWGEF; this is translated from the coding sequence ATGACGTGTCCAGCCTCGCCGGAATTCGATCTCGACAACCTCAAAGCACTCAAAATTCTAGGCAGAGGCGCCATGGGCACCGTCTTCCTCGTCCAACACACAACCACCGCCACCTATCTTGCTCTCAAGGTGGTCGACAAGTCCTCCGTTGACGCAAAGCCAGACTCCGACCGCCGTGCCCGCTGGGAAACCCAAGTGCTGTCCCGCCTCTCCCACCCCTTCCTCCCTTCGCTCCTCGGCACCTTCGAAACAGACCACTTGCTTGGCTGGGGCGTCCCTTACTGCCCCGGCGGCGACCTCAACGTCCTCCGCCACCGCCAAGTGGACCGCGTCTTCTCCCCCGCCGTCATCCGCTTCTACGTGGCCGAGATCCTCTGCGCTCTCGACCACCTCCACTCCATCGGCATCGCCTACCGCGACCTCAAACCTGAAAACGTCCTCATCCAACAAACCGGCCACGTCACCCTAACTGATTTCGACCTCTCACGCAACCTCACTCTTCCCAAACCGAAAACGGTTACAATAACAAATCTCATAACTGATCCCAAGGCCTCTAACAGAAAACATGACACGTGTCACCACCAGAGCCAAAAAGGACTGAAGAAGCCTAAGTCCGCGCGAGTCAGTCCTGTTAGTCGCCGCAGGCCGAGTTTTTCCGCCGGAGAAAGGTCGAACTCCTTCGTCGGTACGGAGGAGTACGTGGCTCCGGAGGTGGTTCACGGGGATGGTCACGAGTTCGCCGTTGATTGGTGGGCCCTAGGGGTGCTGACGTACGAGATGCTGTACGGAAGGACGCCGTTTAAGGGGAAGAACAGAAAGGAGACGTTTCGGAACGTGTTGATGAAGAAGCCTGAGTTCATCGGGAAGCAGACGGTGTTGACGGATTTGATCTCGCGGTTGCTGGAGAAGGAACCTTCTAGAAGGTTGGGTTCCGTACGTGGAGCCGATGAGATCAAAGACCATGAGTTTTTCAGAGGTCTCAAGTGGGACCTCCTGACGGCGGAGGTGGTCATGAGGCCGCCGTTTATTCCATCCAGAGATGATGAAGCCCACTTCACGGAGAAACTGACTGGTGGCGGTGCCGCTGGCGGAGTGGACGTAAGGGATTACTTCCAGAGGTTGAAGGCTCCGCAGTCGCCTTCTTGCGAGCTTCACCGGAAGAATGTTTCGTGGGGAGAATTCTGA